The Mastomys coucha isolate ucsf_1 unplaced genomic scaffold, UCSF_Mcou_1 pScaffold14, whole genome shotgun sequence genome window below encodes:
- the CUNH6orf163 gene encoding uncharacterized protein C6orf163 homolog, protein MIRNPEYTNFVCCAVCNKIIPPAPFGETFKRIYEYKPFKTRFYTHKDILDIGASILNQEEQFQEAVLKENIKKAEAKVWEKAEMLQKQAVDQALEDADARHKFEIRVLEEKHQKDLKAVEAKTKVEMIQQMDDELKREHTAAEQRMVHRIQRIMMECHREKMEAVKKAREEERKIAEKAIEDQKSKALEELINTGVTAIKDQKASLGQLIKAKEHEMNVYYGMAQKQKQEEVQEVLQEAEKTHQATLDNVMGKLVNTQGELLSVAKQLGIMTNWKDFLEEELQETRAAFQKYINYTFPRLSPGHADFIMPERKKTPSNLANNKNEPSTD, encoded by the exons ATGATCAGAAATCCAGAGTATACAAATTTTGTTTGCTGTGCTGTTTGCAATAAAATAATTCCACCAGCCCCTTTCGGGGAAACCTTCAAACGGATCTATGAATACAAGCCATTTAAGACACGCTTCTATACTCACAAAGATATCTTGG ATATTGGGGCAAGTATTCTGAACCAAGAAGAGCAGTTTCAAGAGGCTGTGCtcaaggaaaacattaaaaaagcaGAAGCCAAAGTGTGGGAAAAG GCTGAAATGCTCCAAAAACAAGCAGTGGATCAAGCACTTGAAGATGCAGATGCCAGACACAAATTTGAAATTCGGGTTCtggaagaaaaacatcaaaaagaCTTAAAG GCTGTAGAAGCTAAAACCAAGGTGGAGATGATTCAACAGATGGATGATGAGCTGAAGAGAGAGCACACAGCCGCAGAACAGCGTATGGTCCATCGGATCCAGAGGATTATGATGGAGTGTCACCGGGAGAAGATGGAGGCTGTGAAGAAAgccagggaagaagagagaaagattgcTGAGAAAGCTATCGAAGACCAGAAAAG CAAGGCCCTGGAGGAGCTTATAAACACTGGCGTAACTGCCATTAAAGACCAGAAGGCAAGCCTGGGCCAGCTGATCAAAGCAAAGGAACACGAGATGAATGTCTACTATGGCATGgctcagaagcagaagcaagaagaagtACAAGAAGTTCTTCAAGAGGCAGAAAAAACACACCAGGCCACCCTTGACAATGTGATGGGCAAACTGGTCAATACCCAAGGGGAGCTACTGTCTGTGGCAAAGCAACTGGGAATCATGACAAACTGGAAAGATTTTCTGGAGGAGGAATTACAGGAAACCAGGGCCGCATTTCAGAAGTATATCAATTACACCTTCCCCAGGCTCTCCCCAGGACATGCCGACTTCATCATGCCGGAAAGAAAGAAAACGCCTTCCAATCTTGCTAATAATAAAAACGAACCGAGTACTGATTAG